The Palleronia sp. THAF1 genome window below encodes:
- a CDS encoding aspartate carbamoyltransferase catalytic subunit — MSFRHDHLLGIEPLSPSEITEILDLADTYVDLNRGAEKHGQALKGLTQINMFFENSTRTQASFEIAGLRLGADVMNMAMQTSSVKKGETLIDTALTLNAMHPDLLVVRHPHSGAVDLLAQKVNAAVLNAGDGRHEHPTQALLDALTIRRAKGRLHRLTVAICGDIAHSRVARSNIWLLGKMESRIRLVGPPTLMPSGAADWGVEVHHDMKAGLKDADVVMMLRLQKERMDGGFIPSEREYFHRYGLDAEKLSHAAPDAIVMHPGPMNRGVEIDGTIADDINRSVIQEQVEMGVAVRMACMDLLAQRLRDRRAA; from the coding sequence ATGTCGTTTCGTCATGATCATCTGTTGGGCATAGAGCCCCTGTCGCCGTCCGAGATCACCGAGATCCTCGACCTGGCCGACACCTACGTCGACCTGAACCGTGGCGCGGAAAAGCACGGTCAGGCGCTAAAGGGCCTGACGCAGATCAACATGTTCTTCGAAAACTCCACCCGCACGCAGGCGAGTTTCGAAATCGCGGGCCTGCGGCTCGGTGCGGACGTGATGAACATGGCGATGCAGACTTCCAGCGTGAAGAAGGGCGAGACGCTGATCGACACCGCCCTGACGCTGAACGCGATGCACCCCGATCTGCTGGTCGTGCGCCATCCGCATTCCGGCGCCGTGGACCTTCTGGCGCAGAAGGTGAACGCTGCCGTGCTGAACGCGGGCGACGGGCGGCACGAACACCCCACGCAGGCGCTGCTGGACGCGCTGACGATCCGCCGCGCCAAGGGCCGCCTGCATCGCCTGACGGTCGCCATTTGCGGCGACATCGCGCATTCCCGGGTGGCACGCTCGAACATCTGGCTGTTGGGCAAGATGGAAAGTCGCATCCGACTGGTCGGCCCGCCCACGCTGATGCCCTCGGGCGCAGCGGATTGGGGTGTCGAGGTGCATCACGACATGAAGGCGGGCCTGAAGGACGCCGATGTCGTGATGATGCTGCGGCTGCAGAAAGAGCGGATGGACGGCGGTTTCATCCCGTCCGAGCGCGAATATTTCCACCGCTACGGTCTGGACGCCGAAAAATTGTCGCACGCCGCGCCCGACGCCATCGTCATGCACCCCGGCCCCATGAATCGCGGGGTCGAGATCGACGGGACCATAGCCGACGACATCAACCGCTCGGTCATCCAAGAGCAGGTCGAGATGGGT
- a CDS encoding L-malyl-CoA/beta-methylmalyl-CoA lyase → MSFRIQPTPPARPNRCQLFGPGSRPSIFEKMAGSDADVINLDLEDSVSPDDKPEARRNIIQAIGDIDWGDKHLSVRINGLDTPYWYRDVVDLLEQAGDRIDQIMIPKVGNAGDLYAVDALVTAIESAKGRTKPIAFEVIIETAAGLTHVNEIAAATPRLQAMSLGAADYAASMGMATTGIGGTQENYYMLHDGQKHWSDPWHWVQTAIVAACRTHGILPVDGPFGDFSDDEGYRAQALRSATLGMVGKWAIHPKQVALANEVFTPSDDAVAEAQEILDAMEEAKRTGQGAAVYKGRLVDLASIRQAEVIVKQSEMIARRS, encoded by the coding sequence ATGTCCTTCCGTATCCAGCCCACACCTCCGGCCCGCCCGAACCGTTGCCAACTGTTCGGTCCTGGCTCTCGCCCTTCGATCTTCGAAAAGATGGCCGGCAGCGATGCCGACGTCATCAACCTCGACCTCGAAGATTCAGTCAGCCCGGACGACAAGCCGGAAGCGCGGCGGAACATCATCCAGGCCATCGGTGATATCGACTGGGGCGACAAGCATCTGAGCGTGCGGATCAACGGTCTGGATACGCCTTACTGGTATCGCGATGTGGTCGACCTGCTGGAACAGGCGGGCGACCGGATCGACCAGATCATGATCCCCAAGGTCGGAAACGCAGGCGACTTGTATGCCGTCGATGCGCTGGTGACCGCCATCGAAAGTGCCAAGGGCCGCACCAAGCCCATCGCCTTCGAAGTCATCATCGAGACCGCCGCCGGGCTGACCCATGTGAACGAGATCGCCGCCGCCACGCCGCGCCTGCAAGCGATGAGCCTTGGCGCCGCGGACTACGCAGCCTCGATGGGCATGGCGACCACGGGCATCGGTGGCACACAGGAAAATTACTACATGCTGCACGACGGCCAAAAGCACTGGTCCGACCCCTGGCACTGGGTGCAGACCGCCATCGTCGCTGCCTGCCGCACCCACGGCATCCTGCCGGTCGACGGCCCGTTCGGCGACTTCTCGGACGATGAAGGCTACCGCGCGCAAGCGCTACGGTCAGCGACCCTGGGCATGGTCGGCAAATGGGCGATCCACCCCAAGCAGGTGGCGCTGGCGAACGAAGTCTTCACCCCATCGGATGACGCCGTGGCCGAGGCGCAAGAAATCCTGGACGCCATGGAAGAGGCCAAGCGCACCGGGCAAGGCGCCGCCGTGTATAAAGGGCGGCTGGTCGATCTCGCCTCGATCCGGCAAGCGGAAGTAATCGTGAAACAGTCAGAAATGATCGCGCGTCGGTCGTGA
- a CDS encoding acetyl-CoA carboxylase carboxyltransferase subunit alpha, whose amino-acid sequence MTQYLDFEKPLADLEGKAEELRAMAEDDASVATEASALDEKAKARLEALYANLTPWQKCLVARHPERPHCHEYIRELFTEYTPLAGDRNFADDHAVMGGLARLDGRPVVVIGHEKGHDTKSRLEHNFGMARPEGYRKAIRLMDLADRFGLPVVSLIDTPGAYPGKGAEERGQSEAIARSTQRCLQLGVPLVSVVIGEGGSGGAVAFATSNRIAMLEHSIYSVISPEGCASILWKDAEKMREAAEALRLTAQDLKKLGVIDRIITEPVGGAQRHPKRAILKVGDALVDMLDEMQGMIPDELRAARREKFVGMGSKGLAA is encoded by the coding sequence ATGACACAGTATCTGGATTTCGAGAAACCGCTCGCCGATCTCGAAGGCAAGGCCGAAGAGCTGCGCGCGATGGCGGAAGACGACGCTTCGGTCGCGACAGAGGCCAGCGCGCTGGACGAAAAGGCGAAGGCCCGGCTGGAAGCGCTTTATGCCAACCTGACGCCTTGGCAGAAATGCCTGGTCGCCCGCCACCCCGAGCGTCCCCACTGCCACGAATACATCCGCGAGTTGTTCACCGAATACACGCCACTCGCCGGTGATCGCAATTTCGCGGACGATCATGCCGTGATGGGCGGTCTTGCGCGGCTCGACGGTCGGCCTGTTGTCGTTATCGGCCACGAGAAAGGCCACGACACTAAATCGCGGCTGGAACATAACTTCGGCATGGCCCGCCCCGAAGGCTACCGAAAGGCGATCCGCCTGATGGATCTGGCGGACCGATTCGGCCTGCCCGTCGTCTCGCTGATCGATACGCCCGGTGCCTATCCCGGCAAGGGTGCAGAGGAACGCGGCCAGTCCGAGGCGATCGCGCGATCCACCCAGCGCTGCCTGCAGCTTGGCGTGCCCTTGGTGAGCGTCGTCATCGGCGAAGGTGGATCGGGTGGCGCGGTGGCGTTTGCCACGTCGAACCGGATCGCGATGCTGGAGCACTCGATCTATTCGGTCATCAGCCCCGAGGGCTGCGCGTCGATCCTGTGGAAAGACGCCGAAAAGATGCGCGAAGCGGCAGAGGCCCTGCGTCTGACGGCGCAGGACCTGAAGAAGCTGGGCGTGATCGACCGCATCATAACCGAACCCGTCGGCGGCGCGCAGCGTCACCCGAAACGCGCGATCCTGAAGGTCGGCGATGCGCTGGTGGACATGCTGGACGAAATGCAGGGCATGATCCCGGATGAGCTCCGTGCCGCGCGGCGCGAGAAGTTCGTGGGCATGGGATCCAAGGGGCTTGCGGCATGA
- a CDS encoding YtoQ family protein, with protein sequence MKVYLSGEIHTDWRDRVISACDGFDLQFSAPVTDHAASDDCGVAILGAEDDKFWHDRKGASLNAIRTRNAIEGADIVVVRFGEQYKQWNAAFDAGYAAALGKSLIILHQPDHAHALKEVDAAANAVCETPEQVAACLRYVLTGALPE encoded by the coding sequence ATGAAGGTGTACCTTTCCGGCGAAATCCACACCGACTGGCGCGACCGTGTTATCTCGGCCTGCGACGGCTTCGATTTGCAATTCTCCGCCCCCGTCACCGATCACGCGGCCAGCGACGATTGCGGTGTCGCGATCCTTGGGGCCGAGGACGACAAGTTCTGGCACGACCGAAAGGGCGCGTCGTTGAATGCTATCCGCACGCGCAACGCGATCGAGGGCGCGGACATCGTCGTCGTGCGCTTCGGCGAGCAGTACAAGCAGTGGAACGCCGCTTTCGACGCAGGCTATGCGGCGGCTTTGGGGAAATCCCTGATTATTCTGCATCAGCCGGATCATGCCCATGCGCTGAAGGAAGTGGACGCCGCTGCAAATGCCGTGTGCGAAACACCCGAACAGGTCGCGGCGTGCTTGCGCTACGTGCTGACGGGCGCACTGCCGGAATAG
- a CDS encoding LacI family DNA-binding transcriptional regulator, with protein sequence MTDRPIPPRRPMTLRDVSEASGVSEMTVSRVLRNRGDVSDATRQRVLLAAKELGYVPNKIAGALASSRVNLVAVIIPSLSNMVFPDVLSGITDVLDETHLQPVVGVTNYRPDREEKVIYEMLSWRPSGVIIAGIEHNDACRKMLRAADVPVVEIMDVDGQPVDSVVGISQRRAGRMMAEAILGQGFEQIGFLGTQMPLDHRARKRFEGFTDTLAKAGHEVADQEFYSGGSALKKGREMTETILTRNPDLDFLYYSNDMIGAGGLLWCLEQGIDIPGRLGLAGFNGTALLDGLPRQLASMDAGRSATGRAAAQIIVDRNAGTLSDPKRVEIEPKIAFGDTLRRYKP encoded by the coding sequence ATGACTGACCGCCCGATTCCGCCCCGTCGCCCCATGACCCTGCGCGACGTTTCAGAGGCCTCGGGCGTTTCGGAGATGACGGTCAGCCGCGTGCTGCGCAACCGGGGCGATGTCAGCGACGCGACCCGCCAGCGCGTTCTGCTGGCCGCCAAGGAACTGGGCTACGTGCCCAACAAGATCGCCGGGGCGCTGGCGTCCAGTCGGGTGAACCTTGTGGCGGTGATCATCCCGTCGCTGTCGAACATGGTGTTCCCGGACGTTCTGTCGGGCATCACCGATGTGCTGGACGAAACCCACCTGCAGCCGGTCGTCGGCGTCACCAACTACCGCCCCGACCGCGAAGAAAAGGTGATCTACGAGATGCTGTCGTGGCGTCCGTCCGGCGTCATCATCGCGGGGATCGAGCACAACGACGCCTGCCGCAAGATGCTGCGCGCCGCCGATGTTCCGGTCGTCGAGATCATGGACGTTGACGGTCAGCCCGTGGATAGCGTCGTTGGGATCAGCCAACGCCGTGCGGGCCGCATGATGGCAGAAGCCATTTTGGGCCAAGGGTTCGAACAGATCGGCTTTCTTGGCACCCAGATGCCGCTCGACCACCGCGCGCGTAAACGGTTCGAAGGGTTCACCGATACGCTGGCCAAGGCAGGCCACGAGGTCGCGGATCAGGAATTCTACTCCGGCGGTTCTGCCCTGAAAAAAGGGCGCGAGATGACGGAAACGATCCTGACCCGGAACCCCGACCTGGATTTCTTGTATTACTCCAACGACATGATCGGCGCGGGCGGTCTGCTGTGGTGTCTCGAACAGGGGATCGACATCCCTGGGCGGCTGGGCCTTGCGGGCTTCAACGGCACGGCGCTGCTGGACGGTCTACCCCGTCAGCTGGCCAGCATGGATGCGGGGCGATCTGCCACAGGACGTGCCGCAGCTCAGATCATTGTGGATCGCAACGCAGGCACTCTGTCCGACCCGAAACGGGTCGAGATAGAACCCAAGATCGCCTTCGGGGACACGCTGCGCCGCTACAAGCCCTGA
- a CDS encoding peptidoglycan-binding protein produces the protein MRRLIALLCLLATPSFAEEAALVIANARYDTLDRTRQELRGYARAVDALEDAGVATVTARDADRATIFARLRAFSQMGRSADAVAVVLTGRFGIIEDTAWFLPVEAEGNGAIDSAEAGVPVLALTDLMADAAGRSVLVLGAADPDAIPDLDLPSGVTLVVTDPVRALRFTRDVLAEPGASIEADSGLRVDGFAPRDLTFLLPGRETAPSETTEEERYWALTQQRDDATAYRAYLQRYPDGAFALPAQLRLDALTETPEQRAERAETALGLSRPQRQDVQRDLSVLGYDTRGIDGIFGPGTRGALRSWQSRNDFEQTGFLTSRQVQLLDAQGSARAAELEAEERRRREELRRQDEQLWSSMGSERSEAELATYLDRFPDGIYAGQARERLAEIRDRRAEDEGASERERQIWRATRAQNTVQGYQTYINAFPDGQFVAEARAAIIELRGADSRNAEAEAAEAAVGLNSISRRAIETRLARLNLNPGSVDGTFDDATRAALRRYQQGAGLPATGYVNQITAVRLLADTLRDVLR, from the coding sequence ATGCGCCGCCTGATCGCCCTGCTTTGCCTACTGGCCACGCCCTCTTTCGCGGAAGAGGCGGCTTTGGTGATTGCCAATGCGCGTTATGACACGCTGGATCGCACGCGGCAGGAATTGCGCGGCTACGCGCGGGCGGTCGACGCGCTGGAGGATGCGGGCGTAGCAACGGTCACGGCGCGTGACGCCGATCGGGCGACGATATTCGCCCGCCTGCGCGCGTTCTCGCAGATGGGCCGTAGTGCCGATGCGGTGGCTGTGGTGCTGACGGGGCGTTTCGGGATCATCGAAGATACGGCTTGGTTCTTGCCGGTGGAGGCTGAAGGCAACGGCGCGATCGACAGTGCCGAGGCGGGCGTGCCTGTACTGGCGCTGACGGACCTGATGGCCGATGCCGCCGGGCGCAGCGTGCTGGTTCTGGGTGCTGCCGACCCCGATGCGATCCCCGATCTTGATCTGCCGTCTGGCGTCACCCTCGTCGTCACCGACCCGGTGCGCGCCCTGCGCTTCACACGCGACGTGCTGGCGGAACCAGGTGCGTCCATCGAGGCGGACAGCGGTCTACGCGTCGACGGGTTCGCCCCGCGTGATCTGACCTTTCTGCTGCCGGGCCGTGAGACGGCCCCAAGTGAAACGACAGAAGAAGAACGCTACTGGGCGCTGACCCAGCAGCGCGACGACGCCACTGCCTATCGCGCCTATCTGCAACGCTATCCCGACGGCGCCTTCGCTCTGCCCGCGCAACTGCGCTTGGATGCACTGACCGAAACGCCGGAACAGCGCGCCGAACGAGCGGAAACCGCGCTTGGCCTGTCGCGGCCGCAGCGGCAGGACGTTCAGCGCGACCTTTCCGTTCTGGGTTACGACACGCGCGGGATCGACGGTATCTTCGGCCCTGGCACGCGCGGGGCCTTGCGGTCTTGGCAGTCGCGCAACGATTTCGAACAGACAGGCTTTCTGACGTCGCGACAGGTACAACTGCTCGACGCGCAAGGCTCTGCGCGCGCGGCCGAACTGGAAGCAGAGGAACGCCGCCGTCGTGAGGAACTGCGCCGGCAGGATGAACAGCTTTGGTCGTCCATGGGTAGCGAGCGCTCGGAGGCGGAACTGGCCACCTATCTCGACCGCTTCCCCGATGGCATCTACGCGGGCCAAGCCCGCGAGCGACTGGCCGAGATCAGGGATCGCCGCGCCGAGGATGAAGGCGCGTCCGAGCGTGAGCGTCAGATTTGGCGGGCCACGCGGGCGCAGAACACGGTGCAGGGCTATCAGACCTACATCAACGCCTTTCCCGATGGGCAATTCGTGGCAGAAGCCCGCGCCGCCATCATTGAGCTGCGCGGCGCGGATAGTCGCAACGCAGAGGCAGAGGCGGCAGAGGCCGCCGTGGGGCTGAACAGCATCTCTCGGCGCGCTATCGAAACACGGCTCGCCCGGCTGAATCTGAACCCCGGCTCCGTCGACGGCACGTTCGACGATGCCACCCGAGCCGCGCTGCGTCGCTACCAGCAGGGTGCCGGACTGCCCGCCACGGGATACGTCAACCAAATCACCGCGGTGCGCCTACTGGCCGATACGTTGCGCGACGTTCTAAGGTGA
- a CDS encoding phenylacetate--CoA ligase family protein encodes MSTKLEFRSADERAADIARDLPAQIARAQGLPGYDLDSVDAGEITDAAALANLPVMRKSDLVRLQSEHPPLGGLTGPLSDFTHVFQSPGPIYEPGRVDGDFFRLGRFLRACGIGAGDMVQNCFGYHLTPAGMMFESGARAVGAVTLPAGTGQTELQVKAAAQLGVTAYAGTPDYLKVMLEKADELGLSLAITKAAVSGGALFPSLRDVYTERGIACRQCYATADLGNIAYESDAMEGLIVDDGMIVEIVTPGTGDPVAEGEVGEVVVTSLNPLYPLIRFATGDLSAVLPGQSPCGRTNMRIKGWMGRADQTAKIKGMFVRLEQVADLVAKLGVDRARVTVTRDGEADAMHVALEGGDPQNADDVVRDILKLRGTVETVAPGSLPRDGKVIDDQRDYST; translated from the coding sequence ATTCCGTAGCGCGGATGAGCGCGCCGCCGACATCGCCCGCGACCTGCCTGCGCAGATCGCTCGCGCGCAGGGCTTGCCCGGTTACGATCTGGATAGCGTTGATGCGGGCGAGATCACAGATGCTGCCGCGCTGGCCAACCTGCCGGTGATGCGTAAGTCGGACCTTGTGCGCCTGCAGTCCGAGCATCCGCCACTGGGCGGGCTGACCGGTCCGCTGTCCGACTTCACCCATGTCTTTCAATCGCCCGGCCCGATCTATGAACCGGGCCGCGTCGATGGCGATTTCTTCCGTCTGGGGCGTTTCCTGCGCGCTTGTGGGATCGGCGCGGGCGACATGGTGCAGAACTGTTTCGGTTATCACCTGACGCCCGCCGGCATGATGTTCGAGTCCGGCGCGCGGGCTGTGGGCGCGGTGACGCTGCCCGCCGGAACGGGCCAGACCGAACTGCAGGTGAAGGCGGCGGCCCAGCTGGGCGTCACGGCCTACGCAGGCACTCCGGACTACCTTAAGGTCATGCTGGAAAAGGCGGATGAGCTTGGCCTGTCGCTGGCGATCACCAAGGCTGCTGTCTCTGGCGGTGCGCTGTTCCCATCGCTGCGTGACGTCTACACCGAGCGCGGTATCGCTTGCCGCCAGTGCTACGCCACCGCAGATCTGGGCAACATCGCCTACGAGTCCGATGCCATGGAGGGTTTGATCGTCGATGACGGGATGATCGTCGAAATCGTCACTCCCGGAACCGGTGATCCCGTGGCCGAGGGAGAAGTAGGCGAAGTTGTCGTCACATCGCTTAACCCGCTGTACCCGCTGATCCGGTTCGCTACTGGCGATCTAAGCGCCGTTCTGCCAGGCCAGTCGCCGTGCGGGCGCACGAACATGCGGATCAAGGGCTGGATGGGGCGGGCGGATCAGACCGCCAAGATCAAAGGCATGTTCGTCCGCCTCGAACAGGTCGCCGATCTGGTGGCGAAGCTGGGTGTGGATCGCGCCCGTGTCACAGTCACCCGCGACGGTGAGGCCGACGCGATGCACGTGGCTCTGGAAGGCGGCGATCCGCAGAACGCCGATGACGTCGTGCGCGACATTCTGAAACTGCGCGGCACGGTGGAAACCGTCGCCCCCGGCAGCCTGCCCCGCGATGGCAAGGTCATCGACGACCAACGCGACTACAGCACCTGA